TATGTGCTGGAATGCACAAGCTAGACACTCAATTAAAGCACTTAGTGAGGAATATCATCATGTGAATTGGACACCACCAACACATGGGCACACATAGTGGATGGCACACATGGGGTGGGTGGATGGCACACATGGGGTGGTccctcaacaatcaccccctccacccaagtgtgccacatTAGGATACTGCATTTTGTATCCTTCCAATGATTTCATCCCTTTATCGAAATGTTCGCTTGCCATGAGAGATCTCCGCTACCAAATGCGCCCTAAGGCGCCAATGCACCCGTGGGTGCTCAGCAGTATGAGATATTAATCAAGTCCagacagtgttggaacttgatcccggTGACgacctttgtcaacatatctgctggattatcttcagtgccaatcttctgaagtagaATGTCCCCTTCTTCCAATATCTCACGTACGAAGTGGAAACGGACATCTATAtgctttgttcgagagtgatatacttgatttttGGTCAgatgaattgcactctgactgtcacagtaaacggtaacctcttgctgcttaaagcccaagtctgttaccaatccctgtaaccaaatggcttctttcacagcttctgttacagccatgtattcagcctcagttgatgacagtgcaattgttgactgcaaagttgatcgccaactaactggtcctccagccatagtgaacacatatccagttgtcgatcggcgtttgtcaagatcacctgcatagtctgagtcaacatacccagttactagactatctccacccttctcgaacttcaaaccaatatctacggtTCCTAAAAtgtaccgtagaatccacttagccgcatgccaatgagtttttccaggattatgcatatagcggctaattaagctaacggcctgggagatatcaggtcgtgtgcacaccatggcatacattaagcttcctacaacacttgcatatgggacatttctCTTGTAGTCCCGTTCTTCAtcagttttaggagactgcaatgcactgagcttgaaatatggggccattgGAGTattcaccggcttcgtctttgagttgatgttgaagcgttgcagtattctcttcagatactgcttctgagtaaggtgaactgtacctttcaccctatctctgctgatctccatccccagtattcttcgagcttctcccagatctttcatgtcaaactcacgacttaactgagtttttaagcgatctatctcctccttgcttttacatgcaattaacatatcatctacatataaaagcaaataaatgaaagatccatctgcaagttttctgaaatatacacaatgatcgtattggcaacgagtgtatttcagatccatcataaagcggtcaaaccgcttataccattgccgaggtgactgcttcaagccatagagagacttcttcagactgcatacccagttttctttgccagcttctttgaatccttctggttgagacagataaatctcctcttccagatcaccatgtaagaaagctgtctttacatcaagctgtgctaactcaaggtCATATTGTGCTACtaaagctagcaatatccgaatggatgaatgcttcacaacaggagagaatacttcgctgtagtcaattccctctgtctgagcgtagcccttggctaccaacctagctttgtatcgcactccattcttagcagcttgatcatctttctgattgaaaatccacttacagccaattaccttctttccttttggaagcggcacaagctcccaagtctggttctggtgaagagattgcatctcttccttcattgcctttgtccattcaacttgttcactggactgtatggcttctctgtaagtggttgggatctcacccccttcagctggtaatgcatatgtcacatagtctgcataacgtgacggtacacgtttctctcttctcggtctgttggttgctattgattcaggttgtattggaggtactgtgactggactatcaacctcatcttgtccatgctctccatttgtttctcctgAATCCTTTCGAGTgaaaaactccaccttttgCGAATCACCAGGTGTTTCACTATCATGGCTGCATTCACGGGAATctctatgcttatgtgacttaagcatctcagattcgttgaaggtaacatctctactgatgatcacctttttagactctatgcaccagagtctatacccttttacaccagtactaaagcccaagaattttgctttcttggctctaggatcaagcttactctcTTTAGcgtgatagtaagcaggacatccgaaaacgtgtaaagagttataatcagtagcatgtgtacctctccacatttcagtgggtgtcttcccgtcattggcagatgagggtagtcggttgatgaggtggcaggcatatgtcacagcttcagcccaaaatttctTACTGAGTCCAGCATTCagtaacatacatcgcactttctctaataaagtacgattcattcgttctgccacaccgttctgctgcggcgtacctcgtactgtgaagtgtctgacaattccctctctccggcatacttccatgaagggatcTGAAGTGtattcacctccattatcagatctgagccgcttgatctttttgccggtctgagtctcaaccattttcttccaatcaaggaagattttcagcacttcatccttattcttcatcgtatacacccacacacgacgagaataatcatccacaaaagtcacaaaccaatgtttacctcccaaagatgcattttgggtaggtccccaaacatcggagtgcacatagtcaagtattccctgtgtattgtgtactgcggttccaaacttgatccgcctctgcttccccaatacacagtgctcacagaaagacagtttaccagtcttggcacctttgagtaagccttgcttcaccagtgtttgcaaagttttttctcctgcgtgtcccatacgcatatgccacaGACTGGAGGTGtcatcatcagtctcatctagcttctcacagcctgtggaagctcttccagcaacagtacttccttgcaagaagtacaagtttcctcgcctcaaacccttcatagccacctgaactcccattaatactttgagagttccgtcttcaatggtgattctgaatccctttgaatccagagctcccagtgagatgagattcttccgcaagtccggaatgtaccgaacttctgtcagagtcttgacgctaccatcgtgcagctttagccgaatgctacctattccctgagtcttacaggcactgtcattgcccataagtactgttcCACCTTCAATCTTTTTGAAGttagtaaaccagtcccgattgggacacatgtgataggtacatccggaatccataatccattcatcagaatgacaaatggatgatgaacttatcaaggaaaaatctgaatcatcatctctgtccacgacattggctgtggtgggttgattctgctgttgtcccttcagcttgggacaatccttcttccagtgtcctttgttgtgacaaaaggaacactcgtctctggcgagATTTCTACCAACTGATGgaccacgtgatgtggctcgggttttcgattgaaaacctttcttctttccgggataccttgactgtggtctccctcttgctgttagcgcttcacttaatgtatcttgttgtacatgtttatcttttctccggtactcattgctaattaaagagctagatacatcttcaaaactaatcttttccttcccatacaatagagtagtaatcaaatgctcatatgtatcaggcaaggaatttagcaaaagtaaagctttatcttcatcttcgattttaacatctaaatttaacaaatcagcaagaatttggttgtaaCTATTTAGATGTTCAGtcattgaaataccttcacgaaattggaatctgaagagcttcttcttcaagtgcaaacggctctcaatgctcttcttcatgaacttatcctccaatttctgccaaagtaccctagcatttgtctctctcatgacaaaatacttttgttctttggtaaggcataaccggattgtactacaagcttgagtattaagcttcttccaaccctgatcagtcATGTCGTCTGGCTTTCcttccaacgcaatatccaactcttgttggatcaaaacgtccatgacttcacactgccacatgccgaagttgcttgttccatcgaacttctcaacttcaaacttagCATTTGACACGGTGGACCTACGTCCAGAGCTACTGGTATTTTCAGAGCCCCTATCTGTTccagatctttccatttgaatttagaaaatttagacacaaaatttcaaaattctaaccgtacggataagtccggaatgatccaaatagtcggaaagtactatttgatcgttgaaatcggactccaaatggcttagatcaagcccaaaatagatctgaaaaacggacggttctgatcgtctggcgcgtgagatgcACGCGCTGTGTAGGGCGACTGGGGGCGCGTGGGGGCTCCTCCGGTACTCGTTTTCGatgccgtttgcggcaacggatccgTCTTGACGAGAGGAACGTTGTGGTGTGATCAAAAGTTGATTCCAATCAACTGCAATTTTCTGGGTAGCACGAACCGAAGCTCTGATGAACTTTTAcggtagaaatgaatagtaccacactaagtcagttcccaggaaagattggagggtcacaatggacacgcttaaaatttccaatctcctagacagaaccttcttagactgtacgtatccacactaccacaaaAATCcactcctaaaaaaaaaaaaaaaaaaaaaaaaaaagagcctaattggctctgataccaattgttgcgcctAAAGCTGCCCAGAAATCACATccacaatagatagagacaatatttaagtggttcggcaatttgcctacgtccactgagcggaaacactatattcaaaacaactctatctcaaatggcacactacacacacttctcttgcttctctctctcaatgggatgaatttcccttcatatgacctctcctatttataggagaagctcAACCCTTCTCCCTCCACATATGTGCTGGAATGCACAAGCTAGACACTCAATTAAAGCACTTAGTGAGGAATATCATCATGTGAATTGGACACCACCAACACATGGGCACACATAGTGGATGGCACACATGGGGTGGGTGGATGGCACACATGGGGTGGTCCCTCAACACATGGCATTCAATCCTTTTATGCAAATGGTGTCAGAGTCATTTATGGACTCCGATGGGGAATTTACGGCATGAATATTTCGTTCTTTTGGATTAAGTTTGTGTTTGATGTATGGTTACTGGTTGGCATAGAGGTAAGGAAGGAATCAATGAACACTGCTTACTCCTTAAATCCTAGGTGAGTTTTTTTTGGATTAGGCTGTTTTCCTTAACAAATAGTGGGGTGCCTGCTAGCTTTCTTAAAAGACACTTGTTTCTATCCTTTATTTATTGTCATTGGGTTTTATTTAAGGTGACTTCAGTTTTCATAAAAACCGTGTGTAGAAACTTGCAGGACTCACACTAGAATCTTGTCTTGACACGTGAGAAAAACTCAATAGCAGCTTTCACTGGTTCTTATACTAGTCTATTAGAAGGAATTATTCTTGAACCAATGGCTTAATTTAAGTGCTTGCAGCACTTCATGAGACGTAGATGGAAGTCATCTTGTACCATTTCTGAGGGATATGTATTCTAGCTTGAAATGAATTTGTAGAAATACTCTCtttttgtataattcttttGCCTGTTGGTGATGAATTTGCCTGTTCTTATGCTTTTTATTATAGCTCTATACACAGTAAATTTTTTCTATCTCTTCACCTAAGGgcttgtgcttttttttttttttaaatataattattattagttGGTTCTGAATGATAAAGATAGTGGTTCTGTGTTATTTTGATGAACTttcttcttattaaaaaaaaaaaaagaaaagaaatatgattAACTTTCTTGTAATTTGATGCACCTGAATAAAATACTCAGTTTTTCCCTGTCAGTCCATAAGCGGTATCATGTGTTAGCTTCTAACTGCTTTGTTAACAAGGTTGATTTTGCACTAAAGGATGCAAGTTTcattcatgcattttattttgacTAACATTGATATTATATGACCACGCGCTGCAAAAAATGTTCCTAACTctactttctttgttttgttctgATTTCAATAAATGCAGAGGCATTAAATTGTGTTATTTAGTTGGATCAGAATGGATCAGCAAGGGCATAGCCAGCCCGCATCTATGGGAGTTGTTGGTAGTGGAGACCAATTGCCATATGCCACAAACCCATATCAGACAAACCAAATGACTGGAGCACTGAGTCATGGATCTGTTGTTACTTCAGTTGGAGCTATTCAATCTACAAGTCAGCCTGCTGGAGCTCAGCTCCCACAACACCAGCTTGCTTATCAGCACATCCACCAGCAACAACAGCAACTTCAACAACAACTCCAATCTTTTTGGGCAAATCAGTACCAAGAAATTGAGAAGGTAACGGATTTCAAGAACCATAGCCTTCCCCTAGCAAGGATCAAGAAGATTATGAAGGCCGATGAGGATGTAAGAATGATATCAGCTGAGGCTCCAGTAATATTTGCCAGAGCATGTGAAATGTTTATATTGGAGTTGACCTTGCGATCTTGGAATCACACGGAAGAGAACAAAAGGAGGACACTTCAAAAGAATGACATCGCAGCAGCAATCACAAGGACTGATATCTTTGATTTCTTAGTTGACATTGTGCCAAGGGAGGATCTGAAAGATGAAGTACTGGCATCGATCCCAAGAGGAACAATTCCTGTTGGGGGGCATGCTGATGCTCTCCCTTATTGTTATATGCCACCTCATCATGCACCACAGGTTGGGACCCCTGGGATGATCATGGGGAAGCCTGTGATGGACCCTGCTATGTATGCTCAACAGTCGCATCCCTACATGGTTCCACAGATGTGGCCACAGGCATCAGAACAACAGCAATCGCCCTCAGATCATTAGTAGCTGTAGCGTGGAAGTTGAGAAGCGCAAgttctcctttttatttttgctgagttgcgtttgaaaattgaaataggGAAGAGGTGTTGTAGTTGCTCAATGTCTGTATCCTGTTTTAGAAATTTTCTGGTGAAAAACTAGGATGTTGATGATGTAGATAACCaaatttatggtttttaatcttaTCATTACATGGTAGATATGCCATTTTCATTGATTTAGCATTGGTGACATGGATAATTATCCTTCTATCAAGTTTTGCTTATGACAGATGCAGCCGGGTATATTCTGTCTGCTTATTTTGCACCCTTTGACATTGAACGTCCATTTTTATAgttctcttttgagatgaaaagaAATACGAACACGGAGATATGCTTTGAGAGCTTTGAGTTTATATTTTGGTCTTACAAAAGCAACACCAAATACAACGGAGAACTTCCATCCCTATGGACTTTTAACATGTAAAGAGCAGACCCCTTGCAtggttttttttccccttgagTTCGTGTCTGAAAGTGATGTTTACTCCTTTATGGGTAGATTCATAGTAGTTGTTTCCAAAAATGATCCTATAATCTTTTCTTTAGTTTTCCCACTAGGATTATCGTTTCACTTGCGTCTGTTCtttgcacttttttttatttcgtTCGTTTGCAGAGTAATTGTTCATCAAGACAGGCTGAGAATTTCAGCACAACGAATAAGAATGCTTGGTAATGAAAAAGTGCAATCAGGATTGAGCTTAAGATTTGCTTCCGCCCGGTAGATCGAAGAAACTAATGATTTTAGGTTTCCTCGGCAAAGTTGCATTGGTCATCTCTGGCTAGCACTTCAATCTCAATATCGATAATTGGGCAGTTTCCtacaataaaataagaaatctcgAGTTTCCAGCAGATCATGTAAACCACCCTTATAATCAGAAGCACTTCTTTCTTGGTTGACCTTTGTCTATACAAAGGGAAACTACTTTTGCAACGTGCCATGACAAGCAATGATCCCTTTTTGTGTGCTAATTGTCACTGTATTTTCGACGGGAGGCATTAGGTTCAGTTTGTAAAAATGCACTTGTGGCAAGGATATTGTTGTGCTATTGTGCCGTATGGCTTTGGACATGGATCATATGCCCGATGAGATTGTGTAAAGTGTCGGCATGCTTTGTTAAATAGATTAggattggatatatatatatatatattcccaaTTGGTACTGGGTGTTCGGAAACAGTGTTTCGACTAATTTTGGGGGCGCACAGGCTTTCGACAAAGAGTTTCTCGTAAGTACACCTCAAGtaattcaagagaaaaatcCTCCAGTCCAATGACTcatagagattgtttgcacccaactAGATTTGAACTTTAGACCTGGGGGAACataccctcaagcccaaggccCTCACCAAATTTTTTGACTCGAACAACTTTTTGAATTCAAAAAGATTCGTAACATATGAATCTCATAATAATTAATGTTGAGGTCTATATTGTCACGTGCAGCATTTGATATTGTTGGATTGAGACTATCCCTATCCAAATTGTAGAAAGTGGTAAGACAATAAAATTGTAAAGAATCTTATTTAGAATTAA
This genomic window from Carya illinoinensis cultivar Pawnee chromosome 7, C.illinoinensisPawnee_v1, whole genome shotgun sequence contains:
- the LOC122315313 gene encoding nuclear transcription factor Y subunit C-3-like; this translates as MDQQGHSQPASMGVVGSGDQLPYATNPYQTNQMTGALSHGSVVTSVGAIQSTSQPAGAQLPQHQLAYQHIHQQQQQLQQQLQSFWANQYQEIEKVTDFKNHSLPLARIKKIMKADEDVRMISAEAPVIFARACEMFILELTLRSWNHTEENKRRTLQKNDIAAAITRTDIFDFLVDIVPREDLKDEVLASIPRGTIPVGGHADALPYCYMPPHHAPQVGTPGMIMGKPVMDPAMYAQQSHPYMVPQMWPQASEQQQSPSDH